A single Ferrovibrio sp. MS7 DNA region contains:
- a CDS encoding branched-chain amino acid ABC transporter permease, whose amino-acid sequence MFELLGIPPQALFGQLLLGLINGSFYAMLSLGLAVIFGLLNVINFTHGAQYMMGAFVAWMLLNWLGVPYWGALILAPIVVGAFGVVLERVFLRRLYHLDHLYGLLLTFGLALIIEGVFRKQFGSSGLPYDNPIPGGQRLSFMFLPNYRAWVVVASLAICLGTWYMIERTKLGSYLRAATERPDLVQAFGINVPRMITLTYGFGVGLAALAGVLAAPIYSVNPLMGSNLIIIVFAVVVIGGMGSIMGAILTGFVLGLIEGLTKVFYPEASSTVIFIIMAIVLMIKPAGLFGTPK is encoded by the coding sequence ATGTTCGAGCTGCTGGGCATACCGCCGCAGGCATTGTTTGGCCAGTTGTTGCTGGGCCTTATCAATGGCTCCTTCTATGCAATGCTGAGTCTTGGCCTGGCCGTGATCTTCGGCCTGCTGAATGTGATCAACTTCACCCACGGCGCGCAGTACATGATGGGCGCTTTCGTGGCGTGGATGCTGCTGAACTGGCTTGGCGTGCCCTACTGGGGTGCGCTGATCCTGGCGCCAATCGTGGTGGGCGCCTTCGGTGTGGTGCTGGAGCGGGTATTCCTGCGGCGGCTGTATCACCTGGACCACCTCTACGGCCTGCTGCTCACGTTCGGCCTGGCGCTGATCATCGAAGGCGTGTTCCGCAAGCAGTTCGGTTCCTCGGGCCTGCCCTACGATAACCCGATCCCCGGCGGCCAGCGCCTCAGCTTCATGTTCCTGCCGAATTACCGCGCCTGGGTGGTGGTGGCCTCGCTCGCCATCTGCCTCGGCACCTGGTACATGATCGAACGCACCAAGCTTGGCTCCTATCTGCGCGCCGCCACCGAGCGCCCCGATCTGGTGCAGGCTTTCGGCATCAACGTGCCGCGCATGATCACGCTCACCTACGGCTTCGGCGTCGGCCTTGCCGCCCTGGCCGGCGTGCTGGCCGCACCGATCTACTCGGTCAACCCGCTGATGGGCTCCAACCTGATCATCATCGTCTTCGCGGTAGTGGTGATCGGCGGCATGGGCTCAATCATGGGCGCCATTCTCACCGGCTTCGTGCTGGGCCTGATCGAGGGCCTGACCAAGGTGTTCTACCCCGAAGCCTCCAGCACGGTGATCTTCATCATCATGGCCATTGTGCTGATGATCAAGCCAGCCGGCTTGTTCGGCACGCCGAAGTGA